In the Corythoichthys intestinalis isolate RoL2023-P3 chromosome 18, ASM3026506v1, whole genome shotgun sequence genome, atacatcttgcTGATGATGGCACCAGTATATTagtaattagtctagatgttcaatatacagtatttcttgttgttgtttgtgtatgtgtttcttttctttcttctcttgtgtttcttttcttctgtccccccacaatcccttcctgttcgctgcttggtcataataaaaaggtattttgaatgatcacaatgggagtatgtcagacgctcaatgtgaaacattaaaactgttcagactatccgggcacttagacttccattctctctgtcaaacagctgaacaggacaggtataaaaaaaaattttaaaaaaaagaatgaatgaatgaatgaataaataaataaatgcttttcAAGCAAGTGTGCAACTTGTGTACCAAATTAAATAGCATTAGAAGAGGTGAGTAATATTGTTTAAACgtcacaatatatttttttcaattttaattgAACCATTTTTTTAGGCAGGAAAATCCCATTGAGAATAAAAACCTCTTTTTCAAGGAATCCTGCACAAAGTTCAACATAACATGCACTCGTATTGCCTTTTTCTTGTCATGTCTGTTTAGGCTGTAAGGAATGTAAGTACCTATACACTTGTTAAAATGTTGTGTATTGAAACTGATATCTAGTCTAAAAAAACAATACTTGTTACACTGTTTTGGTTTTATATGACTCAAAAAGCAACAATGTGCAGTACACGTTTTACCTTGCAGTTTATCGTAATTATGCAAGACTATGATACTTGTAGTTGACAGAAGATAGTTCAGTTTCTGTATCTACAGATAATATTTCTCTTGTGTTGTtggcattttattattattattattatttttaaattgcttAATTTTATAAttctgaagggttcggtgaatccacatgggagacttgtggggttcggtatgTTTAGCAAGTTGAGAACCACTGACAGGTTAATCCCTTTGTCATAAGTGGTGTACAATCCACACAATATGACCGTTTTGTTTTTAGGTCATTAATTTTTTGATATCACTGAAATGAAAaaagggtgaaacatggttcTATAAGGCTCTGGTGATGTGTTTTTCTGAAATATTCTGAATCAGGATCATCTCAAACTTAGCTAGCCACTATAATGAGTCATAATCTATAGGTCCATTGTGTCATTAGGAATTGTTCATGGATTTAGAAAACCCATTGCCGCAGGAAGTGATATCAGCATTGACAAAAGCCATGGCGCTGATTCAAACATCACGCTGATTGCTGAGCAGATTGGAAGAATCCCTGAAAAGAAAGATAAATGTACTTTATATTTAGGTGGTGgtgcaaaaaaacagaaaacttgACTCACGGTGATGGACGGCCATGCTGTTCTCTTTCCAACCAGTGCCTTGGTAAACCCTGCACGTGTATGTGTAAGGCTTCTCGTCGGCCATTGGCGCCCAGGTGAGGCGACACACATTTGGGGCGAACAGGCTGACGTTGCTCCTTCGGCGGTCCTCAATGGACACGTAAATGACGGCGTTTGGGTAGGTGCTGCCCACCAGCCTGCTATCCTGACGATACTCACAGTAAGGACCCGGTATCTCATCGGTGACTGGAAACTCACAGTCCACCCTAACGTTCCTCTCCAAATAAGTC is a window encoding:
- the LOC130906666 gene encoding uncharacterized protein LOC130906666 isoform X2, with product MAFHLLTTVWLLFARIIITHQIHMSSFYTFIFPPRGPQMFPCLTYLERNVRVDCEFPVTDEIPGPYCEYRQDSRLVGSTYPNAVIYVSIEDRRRSNVSLFAPNVCRLTWAPMADEKPYTYTCRVYQGTGWKENSMAVHHRILPICSAISVMFESAPWLLSMLISLPAAMGFLNP
- the LOC130906666 gene encoding uncharacterized protein LOC130906666 isoform X1; translation: MCWSAWHPARKPSRIVSGKQSLLSACNSHKVPFCTLSAGMAFHLLTTVWLLFARIIITHQIHMSSFYTFIFPPRGPQMFPCLTYLERNVRVDCEFPVTDEIPGPYCEYRQDSRLVGSTYPNAVIYVSIEDRRRSNVSLFAPNVCRLTWAPMADEKPYTYTCRVYQGTGWKENSMAVHHRILPICSAISVMFESAPWLLSMLISLPAAMGFLNP